Proteins encoded together in one Rhinopithecus roxellana isolate Shanxi Qingling chromosome 3, ASM756505v1, whole genome shotgun sequence window:
- the APBB3 gene encoding amyloid-beta A4 precursor protein-binding family B member 3 isoform X1, whose translation MLGKDYMLAIILVNCDDDLWGDQSLEGEPGLPPGWRKIHDAAGTYYWHVPSGSTQWQRPAWELGDAEDPGTGTERIWGLRPLKGRSFSSLESSLDRSNSLSWCGEESYIQNMEPGAKCFAVRSLGWVEVPEEDLAPGKSSIAVNNCIQQLAQTRSQSQPLDGAWGEGQNMLMILKKDAMSLVNPLDHSLIHCQPLVHIRVWGVGSSKGRDFAFVASDKDSCMLKCHVFRCDVPAKVIASALHGLCAQILSERVGVSGNASCCSPDPISPEDLPRQVELLDAVSQAAQKYEALYMGTLPVTKAMGMDVLNEAIGTLTTRGDRNAWVPTMLSVSDSLMTAHPIQAEASTEEEPLWQCPVRLVTFIGVGRDPHTFGLIADLGRQSFQCAAFWCQPHAGGLSEAVQAACMVQYQKCLVASAARGKAWGAQARARLRLKRTSSMDSPGGPLPLPLLKGGVGGAGATPRKRGVFSFLDAFRLKPSLLHMP comes from the exons ATGCTGGGCAAGGATTACATGCTGGCCATCATTCTGGTCAACTGCGATG ATGACTTGTGGGGGGACCAGAGTCTGGAGGGGGAGCCTGGCTTGCCTCCTGGCTGGAGGAAGATCCACGATGCTGCAGGTACTTACTATTGGCATGTACCCAGCGGTAGCACCCAGTGGCAGCGCCCAGCCTGGGAACTAGGAGATGCGGAGGACCCAGGCACG GGAACGGAGAGGATTTGGGGACTGCGGCCCCTCAAAGGGAGATCCTTTTCCAGCCTGGAGAGCTCACTGGACCGGAG TAACTCTCTGTCCTGGTGTGGTGAGGAATCCTACATCCAGAACATGGAGCCAGGGGCTAAG TGCTTTGCAGTACGCTCTCTGGGCTGGGTAGAGGTACCTGAAGAGGACCTGGCACCAGGGAAGAGCAGTATTGCAGTCAATAACTGCATCCAACAGCTGGCCCAGACCCGCAGCCAGAGCCAGCCTCTAGATGGTGCCTGGGGTGAG GGCCAGAACATGCTGATGATCCTGAAGAAGGATGCCATGAGCCTAGTGAATCCCCTGGACCACAGTCTGATCCACTGCCAGCCTCTGGTGCACATCCGTGTGTGGGGCGTGGGGAGCTCCAAGGGCCG GGACTTCGCTTTTGTGGCAAGTGACAAAGATAGCTGTATGCTCAAGTGCCATGTGTTTCGCTGTGATGTCCCTGCCAAGGTCATTGCCAGTGCCCTACATGGGCTTTGTGCCCAG ATCTTGTCAGAGCGAGTAGGGGTCAGTGGTAATGCCTCTTGCTGCTCTCCAGACCCCATCTCCCCTGAAGACCTGCCACGGCAAG TGGAGCTGCTGGATGCAGTAAGCCAAGCTGCTCAGAAGTATGAAGCACTGTACATGGGGACACTGCCAGTCACCAAAGCCATGG GCATGGATGTGCTGAACGAGGCCATTGGTACCCTCACCACCAGGGGGGACCGGAATGCCTGGGTCCCAACCATGCTCAGTGTGTCTGACTCTCTCATGACTGCACACCCCATTCAG GCAGAGGCCAGTACAGAGGAGGAGCCATTGTGGCAGTGCCCTGTGCGCCTTGTGACATTTATTGGTGTTGGCCGCGACCCACACACCTTTGGCCTCATCGCTGACCTGGGCCGTCAGAGCTTCCAGTGCGCAGCCTTCTGGTGCCAGCCCCATGCAGGGGGACTCTCTGAAGCTGTGCAGGCTGCCTGTATG GTTCAGTACCAGAAGTGTCTTGTGGCCTCTGCAGCTCGAGGCAAGGCCTGGGGTGCCCAGGCCCGTGCCCGCCTGCGGCTCAAGCGGACCAGCTCCATGGATTCCCCAGGAggtcccctgcccctccccctgctCAAAGGAGGGGTTGGTGGTGCAGGGGCAACCCCTCGAAAGCGGggtgtcttctcttttcttgatGCCTTCCGGCTGAAACCCTCTCTGCTCCACATGCCCTAA
- the APBB3 gene encoding amyloid-beta A4 precursor protein-binding family B member 3 isoform X2, with protein sequence MLGKDYMLAIILVNCDDDLWGDQSLEGEPGLPPGWRKIHDAAGTYYWHVPSGSTQWQRPAWELGDAEDPGTGTERIWGLRPLKGRSFSSLESSLDRSNSLSWCGEESYIQNMEPGAKCFAVRSLGWVEVPEEDLAPGKSSIAVNNCIQQLAQTRSQSQPLDGAWGEGQNMLMILKKDAMSLVNPLDHSLIHCQPLVHIRVWGVGSSKGRDFAFVASDKDSCMLKCHVFRCDVPAKVIASALHGLCAQILSERVGVSGNASCCSPDPISPEDLPRQVELLDAVSQAAQKYEALYMGTLPVTKAMGMDVLNEAIGTLTTRGDRNAWVPTMLSVSDSLMTAHPIQVQYQKCLVASAARGKAWGAQARARLRLKRTSSMDSPGGPLPLPLLKGGVGGAGATPRKRGVFSFLDAFRLKPSLLHMP encoded by the exons ATGCTGGGCAAGGATTACATGCTGGCCATCATTCTGGTCAACTGCGATG ATGACTTGTGGGGGGACCAGAGTCTGGAGGGGGAGCCTGGCTTGCCTCCTGGCTGGAGGAAGATCCACGATGCTGCAGGTACTTACTATTGGCATGTACCCAGCGGTAGCACCCAGTGGCAGCGCCCAGCCTGGGAACTAGGAGATGCGGAGGACCCAGGCACG GGAACGGAGAGGATTTGGGGACTGCGGCCCCTCAAAGGGAGATCCTTTTCCAGCCTGGAGAGCTCACTGGACCGGAG TAACTCTCTGTCCTGGTGTGGTGAGGAATCCTACATCCAGAACATGGAGCCAGGGGCTAAG TGCTTTGCAGTACGCTCTCTGGGCTGGGTAGAGGTACCTGAAGAGGACCTGGCACCAGGGAAGAGCAGTATTGCAGTCAATAACTGCATCCAACAGCTGGCCCAGACCCGCAGCCAGAGCCAGCCTCTAGATGGTGCCTGGGGTGAG GGCCAGAACATGCTGATGATCCTGAAGAAGGATGCCATGAGCCTAGTGAATCCCCTGGACCACAGTCTGATCCACTGCCAGCCTCTGGTGCACATCCGTGTGTGGGGCGTGGGGAGCTCCAAGGGCCG GGACTTCGCTTTTGTGGCAAGTGACAAAGATAGCTGTATGCTCAAGTGCCATGTGTTTCGCTGTGATGTCCCTGCCAAGGTCATTGCCAGTGCCCTACATGGGCTTTGTGCCCAG ATCTTGTCAGAGCGAGTAGGGGTCAGTGGTAATGCCTCTTGCTGCTCTCCAGACCCCATCTCCCCTGAAGACCTGCCACGGCAAG TGGAGCTGCTGGATGCAGTAAGCCAAGCTGCTCAGAAGTATGAAGCACTGTACATGGGGACACTGCCAGTCACCAAAGCCATGG GCATGGATGTGCTGAACGAGGCCATTGGTACCCTCACCACCAGGGGGGACCGGAATGCCTGGGTCCCAACCATGCTCAGTGTGTCTGACTCTCTCATGACTGCACACCCCATTCAG GTTCAGTACCAGAAGTGTCTTGTGGCCTCTGCAGCTCGAGGCAAGGCCTGGGGTGCCCAGGCCCGTGCCCGCCTGCGGCTCAAGCGGACCAGCTCCATGGATTCCCCAGGAggtcccctgcccctccccctgctCAAAGGAGGGGTTGGTGGTGCAGGGGCAACCCCTCGAAAGCGGggtgtcttctcttttcttgatGCCTTCCGGCTGAAACCCTCTCTGCTCCACATGCCCTAA
- the SRA1 gene encoding steroid receptor RNA activator 1, protein MTRCPAGQAEVEMAELYVKPGNKERGWNDPPQFSYGLQTQASGHRRSLLTKRVAAPQDGSPRVPASETSPGPPPVGPPPPSSKAPRSPPVGSVPASGMEPTSFPVESEALMEDVLRPLEQALEDCRGHTRKQVCDDISRRLALLQEQWAGGKLSIPVKKRMAVLVQELSSHRWDAADDIHRSLMVDYVTEVSQWMVGVKRLIAEKRSLFSEEAANEEKSAATAENHTIPGFQQAP, encoded by the exons ATGACGCGCTGCCCCGCTGGCCAAGCGGAAGTGGAGATGGCTGAGCTGTACGTGAAGCCGG GCAACAAGGAGCGCGGCTGGAACGACCCGCCGCAGTTCTCATACGGGCTGCAGACCCAGGCCAGCGGACACAGGCGCTCGCTGCTCACCAAGAGGGTCGCCGCACCCCAGGATGGATCCCCCAGAG TCCCTGCATCAGAGACTTCTCCTGGGCCTCCCCCAGTGGGGCCTCCACCTCCTTCAAGTAAGGCTCCCAGGTCCCCACCTGTGGGGAGTGTTCCTGCCTCTGGTATGGAGCCTACAAGTTTCCCAGTCGAGTCTGAGGCTCTGATGGAGGATGTGCTGAGACCTTTGGAACAGGCATTGGAAGACTGCCGTGGCCACACAAGG AAGCAGGTATGTGATGACATCAGCCGACGCCTGGCACTGCTGCAGGAACAGTGGGCTGGAGGAAAGTTGTCAATACCTGTAAAGAAGAGAATGGCTGTACTGGTGCAAG AGCTTTCAAGCCATCGGTGGGACGCAGCAGATGACATCCACCGCTCACTCATGGTTGACTATGTGACTGAGGTCAGTCAGTGGATGGTAGGAGTTAAAAGATTAATTGCAGAAAAGAGGAGTCTGTTTTCAGAAGAGGCAGCCAATGAAGAGAAATCTGCAGCCACAGCTGAGAACCACACCATACCAGGCTTCCAGCAGGCTCCATAA
- the APBB3 gene encoding amyloid-beta A4 precursor protein-binding family B member 3 isoform X3 codes for MLGKDYMLAIILVNCDDDLWGDQSLEGEPGLPPGWRKIHDAAGTYYWHVPSGSTQWQRPAWELGDAEDPGTGTERIWGLRPLKGRSFSSLESSLDRSNSLSWCGEESYIQNMEPGAKCFAVRSLGWVEVPEEDLAPGKSSIAVNNCIQQLAQTRSQSQPLDGAWGEGQNMLMILKKDAMSLVNPLDHSLIHCQPLVHIRVWGVGSSKGRDSPISAPARDFAFVASDKDSCMLKCHVFRCDVPAKVIASALHGLCAQILSERVGVSGNASCCSPDPISPEDLPRQVELLDAVSQAAQKYEALYMGTLPVTKAMGMDVLNEAIGTLTTRGDRNAWVPTMLSVSDSLMTAHPIQAEASTEEEPLWQCPVRLVTFIGVGRDPHTFGLIADLGRQSFQCAAFWCQPHAGGLSEAVQAACMVQYQKCLVASAARGKAWGAQARARLRLKRTSSMDSPGGPLPLPLLKGGVGGAGATPRKRGVFSFLDAFRLKPSLLHMP; via the exons ATGCTGGGCAAGGATTACATGCTGGCCATCATTCTGGTCAACTGCGATG ATGACTTGTGGGGGGACCAGAGTCTGGAGGGGGAGCCTGGCTTGCCTCCTGGCTGGAGGAAGATCCACGATGCTGCAGGTACTTACTATTGGCATGTACCCAGCGGTAGCACCCAGTGGCAGCGCCCAGCCTGGGAACTAGGAGATGCGGAGGACCCAGGCACG GGAACGGAGAGGATTTGGGGACTGCGGCCCCTCAAAGGGAGATCCTTTTCCAGCCTGGAGAGCTCACTGGACCGGAG TAACTCTCTGTCCTGGTGTGGTGAGGAATCCTACATCCAGAACATGGAGCCAGGGGCTAAG TGCTTTGCAGTACGCTCTCTGGGCTGGGTAGAGGTACCTGAAGAGGACCTGGCACCAGGGAAGAGCAGTATTGCAGTCAATAACTGCATCCAACAGCTGGCCCAGACCCGCAGCCAGAGCCAGCCTCTAGATGGTGCCTGGGGTGAG GGCCAGAACATGCTGATGATCCTGAAGAAGGATGCCATGAGCCTAGTGAATCCCCTGGACCACAGTCTGATCCACTGCCAGCCTCTGGTGCACATCCGTGTGTGGGGCGTGGGGAGCTCCAAGGGCCG TGACAG CCCCATCTCTGCCCCTGCTAGGGACTTCGCTTTTGTGGCAAGTGACAAAGATAGCTGTATGCTCAAGTGCCATGTGTTTCGCTGTGATGTCCCTGCCAAGGTCATTGCCAGTGCCCTACATGGGCTTTGTGCCCAG ATCTTGTCAGAGCGAGTAGGGGTCAGTGGTAATGCCTCTTGCTGCTCTCCAGACCCCATCTCCCCTGAAGACCTGCCACGGCAAG TGGAGCTGCTGGATGCAGTAAGCCAAGCTGCTCAGAAGTATGAAGCACTGTACATGGGGACACTGCCAGTCACCAAAGCCATGG GCATGGATGTGCTGAACGAGGCCATTGGTACCCTCACCACCAGGGGGGACCGGAATGCCTGGGTCCCAACCATGCTCAGTGTGTCTGACTCTCTCATGACTGCACACCCCATTCAG GCAGAGGCCAGTACAGAGGAGGAGCCATTGTGGCAGTGCCCTGTGCGCCTTGTGACATTTATTGGTGTTGGCCGCGACCCACACACCTTTGGCCTCATCGCTGACCTGGGCCGTCAGAGCTTCCAGTGCGCAGCCTTCTGGTGCCAGCCCCATGCAGGGGGACTCTCTGAAGCTGTGCAGGCTGCCTGTATG GTTCAGTACCAGAAGTGTCTTGTGGCCTCTGCAGCTCGAGGCAAGGCCTGGGGTGCCCAGGCCCGTGCCCGCCTGCGGCTCAAGCGGACCAGCTCCATGGATTCCCCAGGAggtcccctgcccctccccctgctCAAAGGAGGGGTTGGTGGTGCAGGGGCAACCCCTCGAAAGCGGggtgtcttctcttttcttgatGCCTTCCGGCTGAAACCCTCTCTGCTCCACATGCCCTAA
- the SLC35A4 gene encoding probable UDP-sugar transporter protein SLC35A4: protein MSVEDGGMPGLRRPRQARWTLMLLLSTAMYGAHAPLLALCHVDGRVPFRPSSAVLLTELTKLLLCAFSLLIGWQAWPQGAPPWRQAAPFALSALLYGANNNLVIYLQRYMDPSTYQVLSNLKIGSTAVLYCLCLRHRLSVRQALALLLLMAAGACCAAGGLQVPGNTLPSPSPAAAASPMPLHITPLGLLLLILYCLISGLSSVYTELLMKRQRLPLALQNLFLYTFGVLLNLGLHAGGGPGPGLLEGFSGWAALVVLSQALNGLLMSAVMKHGSSITRLFVVSCSLVVNAVLSAVLLRLQLTAAFFLATLLIGLAMRLYYGSR, encoded by the coding sequence ATGAGTGTAGAGGATGGGGGTATGCCGGGCCTGCGCCGTCCCAGGCAGGCCCGCTGGACCCTGATGCTACTCCTATCCACTGCTATGTATGGTGCCCACGCCCCACTGCTGGCACTGTGCCATGTGGACGGCCGAGTGCCCTTCCGGCCCTCCTCAGCCGTGCTGCTGACTGAGCTGACCAAGCTACTGTTATGCGCCTTCTCCCTTCTGATAGGCTGGCAAGCATGGCCCCAGGGGGCCCCACCCTGGCGCCAGGCTGCTCCCTTCGCACTATCAGCCCTGCTCTATGGCGCTAACAACAACCTAGTGATCTATCTTCAGCGTTACATGGACCCCAGCACCTACCAAGTGCTGAGCAATCTCAAGATTGGAAGCACGGCTGTGCTctactgcctctgcctccggCACCGCCTCTCTGTGCGTCAGGCGTTAGCTCTGCTGCTGCTGATGGCTGCCGGGGCCTGCTGTGCAGCAGGGGGCCTTCAAGTGCCTGGGAACACCCTTCCCAGTCCCTCTCCAGCAGCTGCCGCCAGCCCCATGCCCCTGCATATCACTCCGCTGGGCCTCCTGCTCCTCATCCTGTACTGCCTCATCTCAGGCTTGTCTTCAGTGTACACAGAGCTGCTCATGAAGCGACAGCGGCTGCCCCTGGCACTTCAGAACCTCTTCCTCTATACTTTTGGTGTGCTCCTGAATCTAGGTCTGCATGCTGGAGGCGGCCCTGGCCCAGGCCTTCTGGAAGGTTTCTCAGGATGGGCAGCACTCGTGGTGCTGAGCCAGGCACTAAATGGACTGCTCATGTCCGCTGTCATGAAGCACGGCAGCAGCATCACACGCCTCTTTGTGGTGTCCTGCTCACTGGTGGTCAACGCCGTGCTCTCAGCAGTCCTGCTACGGCTGCAGCTCACAGCCGCCTTCTTCCTGGCCACATTACTCATTGGCCTGGCCATGCGCCTGTACTATGGTAGCCGCTAG